In Primulina huaijiensis isolate GDHJ02 chromosome 16, ASM1229523v2, whole genome shotgun sequence, a single genomic region encodes these proteins:
- the LOC140961931 gene encoding protein FAR1-RELATED SEQUENCE 9-like — MHDSINKQINMGAGVRYVYDYMKRMQDANPSFFHAFQGDSGNVFWTDAAFLANYTNFGDTVRIDTSYRANRMKLPFVTFTGINHHAQPVLFGCGLLLNESENTFIWLLQTWLQAMSGRSPVSVTTDLDRLVQMAVAQVLPEARHRFCRWSLFSQTHEKLAHVCQTNPTFDIEFKNCINGASTVEEFESCWATILDRYFLMDNEWLQSVYRIRDQWIPVYVREVFFGELSPGEHNGGTSLFFDGFVSDTTSTIQLLIKQYEKAISSWQEKELKEDFDTSNAAPVLKTPSPMEKQAANLYTRRIFIKFQEELVETLANPATMIDGSTTVTSYRVAKFGEELRAHTVRFNAFEMKATCTCRMFEFSGIICRHVLSVFRTKNVLTLPSGYILKRWTKNAKIDGDLSASDSATMLPNYDRESVTTRRNNLYQEAMKYVEEGAKSIHSFNMAMSALQEASKRVAAVKSKNTGAMQDTSAADGGNLEMHAIENQSAAPLSKEEKEKKIQELTAELECANQKSEVYRKILLALFKDMEDQKLTLSVKVQNARLTLKE; from the exons ATGCATGACAGTATCAACAAGCAGATAAATATGGGGGCTGGGGTTCGATATGTGTATGATTATATGAAAAGAATGCAGGATGCGAATCCGTCTTTTTTTCATGCATTTCAGGGTGATAGTGGAAATGTTTTTTGGACTGATGCAGCTTTCCTAGCAAATTATACCAATTTCGGGGACACAGTCAGAATTGATACATCATACAGGGCCAACCGCATGAAGTTGCCGTTTGTCACTTTCACTGGCATAAATCATCATGCTCAACCTGTTCTATTTGGTTGTGGGTTGCTTCTGAATGAGTCTGAAAACACATTTATTTGGCTCCTTCAAACATGGCTGCAAGCAATGTCTGGCCGCAGCCCTGTTTCAGTCACTACCGACCTCGATCGACTAGTACAGATGGCTGTGGCACAAGTTCTTCCAGAGGCACGCCATCGATTTTGTAGATGGAGCTTATTCAGTCAGACACACGAGAAGTTAGCTCATGTATGTCAAACAAATCCTACTTTTGATATCGAGTTCAAGAACTGCATCAATGGAGCCAGCACAGTTGAGGAGTTTGAGTCCTGTTGGGCGACCATCCTGGACAGATACTTCCTTATGGATAACGAATGGCTTCAGTCTGTGTACAGGATTCGTGATCAGTGGATCCCTGTTTATGTGAGAGAGGTGTTCTTTGGGGAATTGTCCCCAGGGGAGCACAACGGTGGCACAAGTTTGTTCTTTGATGGGTTTGTGAGTGACACCACTAGCACTATACAGCTGTTAATCAAACAGTATGAAAAAGCCATCTCAAGTTGGCAAGAGAAGGAATTGAAAGAGGATTTTGATACTTCTAACGCTGCACCAGTTTTGAAGACACCATCCCCCATGGAAAAACAGGCGGCTAATCTTTATACCAGGAGGATATTCATTAAATTTCAGGAGGAGTTGGTGGAGACTCTTGCTAATCCTGCTACTATGATTGATGGCTCTACTACAGTGACATCTTATAGGGTAGCCAAATTTGGTGAAGAGCTCAGAGCTCACACAGTTAGATTCAATGCATTTGAAATGAAAGCTACCTGTACCTGTCGAATGTTTGAATTTTCTGGTATCATTTGTAGGCATGTACTGTCAGTATTCAGAACAAAAAATGTTCTTACCCTCCCTTCTGGTTATATACTGAAACGTTGGACAAAAAATGCAAAGATAGATGGTGATTTATCAGCTAGTGATAGTGCGACAATGTTGCCTAACTATGATCGAGAGTCTGTAACTACTCGACGAAATAATTTATACCAAGAGGCTATGAAATATGTTGAAGAAGGTGCAAAATCTATACATAGTTTTAACATGGCGATGAGTGCTCTACAAGAAGCTTCAAAAAGAGTCGCTGCTGTGAAGAGTAAAAATACAGGAGCCATGCAGGACACCAGTGCAGCAGATGGAGGGAATCTGGAGATGCATGCCATTGAGAATCAATCTGCAGCACCTTTATCCAAG GAAGAGAAggagaaaaaaattcaagaattgacAGCTGAACTGGAGTGCGCAAATCAAAAGTCTGAAGTGTATCGTAAGATCCTACTTGCGCTTTTTAAAGACATGGAAGACCAGAAACTAACGCTCTCAGTTAAAGTCCAAAATGCACGGCTCACATTAAAAGAGTAA
- the LOC140960842 gene encoding FCS-Like Zinc finger 14-like produces MAEIEWKKKKRLSVNFSFLNLTEHHGSTKLTNAYRSPRNFKEPNGAVGLGILAALEQKDDEDPIFRTVVLAVSPKSLKYPIQVRGNENFSKNNEVSVKLSVEEMELCEEYTCVISHDGENLTRKREYFYADSVGNNDGFHGVSAVDGNGGGFGVVSDSSVDFGSEMATFWTSDFLTSCFLCKKLLHGLDIFMYRGEKAFCCAECRCKQISIDEQKEKCHTEARKPVDCSASACSGALQFIAGVAAA; encoded by the exons ATGGCTGAAATAGaatggaaaaaaaagaagaggcTGTCGGTAAATTTCTCCTTTCTGAACCTCACTGAACACCACGGCTCCACAAAACTGACCAATGCCTATAGATCTCCCAGGAACTTCAAGGAACCAAATGGCGCCGTGGGACTTGGTATTCTTGCAGCCCTCGAACAGAAAGATGATGAAGATCCGATTTTTAGGACCGTGGTTCTTGCAGTCTCCCCGAAATCATTAAAATACCCAATACAGGTTCGTGGAAATGAAAATTTCTCGAAAAACAATGAGGTTAGTGTGAAGCTTAGCGTGGAGGAAATGGAGTTGTGTGAGGAGTACACTTGCGTGATATCCCATGACGGTGAGAATCTGACAAGAAAGAGGGAATATTTTTATGCTGATTCTGTGGGAAATAATGATGGGTTTCACGGGGTTTCTGCTGTTGATGGAAATGGTGGTGGTTTTGGGGTAGTCTCTGATTCTTCAGTCGATTTTGGAAGTGAAATGGCCACCTTTTGGACCTCAGATTTTCTAACTTCTTGCTTTCTTTGTAAGAAGTTGCTTCACGGCTTGGATATTTTTATGTACAG AGGGGAGAAGGCATTCTGTTGCGCAGAGTGTCGTTGCAAGCAAATCTCAATTGATGAACAGAAAGAGAAGTGTCACACAGAGGCGAGGAAGCCCGTAGATTGCTCTGCTTCTGCTTGCTCGGGTGCATTGCAGTTCATTGCTGGTGTTGCTGCAGCTTGA